Within Channa argus isolate prfri chromosome 4, Channa argus male v1.0, whole genome shotgun sequence, the genomic segment TGTGAAAAAGACTGACAAAGATGCAATTGTTTCATTGAATAAGTAACTCTTGGCCACAGCAGTGTCAGCCATTAGTAAAGGTAAGGTATAAAGGTAAAGGTATAAAAGTTCAGGAAAAATGGTTTTGACAGCTAGAGCTCTACCAGCTGCTCAGAAGTGCTTTTATTCCCTATTTGATGGTGGACAGTTCATCATGGTCTCACCAATCTCTTGGGAGGGCTAGTGGCAGCTGGGGGCTCACCCTGTGACTTCCTGCTGCATGTCAGTGTCAGGGTTGACACTTGGATGGTTCAGCAGGTACAGTTGCCAGTAAATGCCTCACATCTCAAGCAAAGAATTGTATTACAGATATGTTAATGCAAAACTCATTCGTAATGGAAAGACACACTGAGTACAACTGTGTGAGATCCTCTGACATTAAACTCTGTCAACAGGGTGATGAATCATCATGAATCGATTTCCCCATAGCAAATGGCTCAAGAGTTCCGTACAGCACAGAACACCATAAATACCCCACACGGATGAGTTTTTAACCCCCTCTATCAAATTTCCCCAGCCCCCTGAGAGGACAACTGAGTTAACTATTCCACTGTGGTGTACAGCGCAGAGGTCTGAGACCCTGAAAATCCCTCCAACTGTGGATGGGGTGGGCTGCATCTTAAAACCCACTGGAAATTTGTCACAACATGACAGACAAACTACAAGCAAAACAATACAGAGGCTAAATTAGTAACATTAATGCATGTTCTCTCTGCTAAAGTCTGGTTTTCAGTTGTAGCTTGTAACCACAGTAGCTTTGAGTTTCTGTTTCTCAAGATAGTGGTCGAGACCACATACAGAGCCCTATCAGAGCTGCTGCATCCTCATTCTAAGCAACATGTTGTCAGCTCAACCACAGCTCAGTCATCCATTCCACCTCCACTTTAGCATATTATTTTGTGTTGCTGTTAAATGAAGCAGCCTCCAAAAAGGCTCCATGAACTCCCCATAAAGTACTTTAATTTCTATAATGTTAGAAAATTATCTAGAATTATAAATCATAATTGAATAAAGagtttttacattaataaatttgggtttaaatatgttcaaaatgtgcattttacttGGCCACCCAAAGCTGGGTCTTAGTAATTGCTTATAGCAGATCTCTGAATAAAAAAGCACCAGTAAATGCTTTATTAATCATTAACAAGTCTTcaattaaaacatgcaaatccCAAAGATTAGGTTGTGCCCATTTTCCTTCCAGTGAACTTAACATAGAAATTTACCGTACAATAAACATGCATTTGCTGGACAAAACCCCCCTTTTCTAAAAGCATGTGAATGCAGCCGGAGCACCTATTTCAACAGATAGTTTTGGTTTGTCCTGCCAGGGTGTGTCAAATAAGTTTTACAGTCAATGGCCAGCACACACTTGAACATACACTGTAGTGTAGTTTTGCTACTTGTTAAAGTCTACACTTTCTTTTCACACCATCTTTATCTGTTAACAAGTGTTGCACATGCCTAAGCTGTCCTTTTGTGCAAAATGAATTAGTAGCTTCCTCAATCCTTATTGCACTCTGCCAGCTTCCTTTATAGTATTTCCCTTTTCCTTGATCTCTGCTCTGTACGCACTTGATTAACACTGCTCCTCAATATTCACCTTCAGCACACTGATCCACCACACAGAGGCAGCTTTTGCAAAAGCATGAAATAAACAGTGTTCTCTGTCAGGAATCAAACATATCGAAGGGTTACAGAACTTTTTCCCCCTCTAGagaacattttagttttgttgttaactttaacCTCCTCTAACACAGCAACACTCCCCATTTCAAGCTTAAACAGGCCAGATGTTTGCAtacctacagtatgtacacacacaaggGCTGTTTCCACGAAGACTGGTTCATGGCATGCAGGAAAGAGGTGAATCACACTCTGATTCAGCCAAAGTGAGAGGGATCATTTTCTACAAGCTCTTAATGAACATCTTCTGTTGTACATGTTTCATTAACCAGCTTTAGCACATACTGACCTTCCTAGTGTCTCTCCCAGTTCATAGAAATCACCCACACTTTGTTGCTTGAATACAGCCATGCCAGGTGTCTTCATTTATGTAGTATATCTCTTTGACATCCACCTGAGCCTCTCAATCTGTCTATCCAGctgttttcttcctgtttgaCGCACGTCCGAATGCTGATGACACAAAGAGGTGTTCCTGTTGATTTCTGACTGGAGTGATGAAAATGCTTACTACATGTTACAGCTTGCTGTAAAGTATTTCAACTCAGAGTTGTACCTAATTTCACGTTTAAAGAAAGCCTTAATAATACAATTTTAGTAACAAGGCAAAGGTAATAAacaatgtgtctgtttgtaaCTGGTctagttatttattattagctttaaaatgtaaagtagcaCTTGTACAACTTAGCCAAACTGAGCACAATAACTGTGTTTAGTTGTTGTAATTATGATGGgattacaaaagaaaagaacatctgGGGTAACTAGGACAGGGTATCTGAAATTTACCCTGTTGTAAAACATTAACTGGCAGAGATGATTACACTGGGGGCAACACATGCTTTGTAACtatcaaacatttttactgcTACAATTATATTcatagtaataaaaacaaaacactaattAATTTTACAATACTGAAGGGGAAACAAGTACAgaaagtgtaaaagaaaaaagctaccAGACTCTCTACGTGGTCACTTTCATGTCACACACTGCATGTCATCACAGTTTAAAACACCTTGTCTTACCGTGTTTCACTTGCAGTGCTGATCGCACATTTGCATGGGCTCTCACGTCTCTTACAGCTGGTCTAGTCTCCTCGTGGCTGCAGTTCAGAAACAAAGGCACTCCTTCACCTCCTGTGGTTTTCTGTCACTTGTAGCAGAACCATCAGGCTTTTGTGTGTTCACAAGTCCCTCCCCCTGATGGCTCTATTATGAAACTGCAACAGGATTGCAGCAGCCTCCGTGTATGTATATgaacactgatcagccacaacattaacaccacctggtggtttaaaTAAAGTACTATAGTTTCTTTATGAAAATATTATCCACTAATAAATGCCAATGTATAATTATGGGCTAACAACCTTTTAGCACATAATCTTTACTGATCTTTCacgcttttaaaaaaattaattattgtacattttttgtcatattCAGTATTATTTGAAATGCATTGCTTTCTTAGTGGAGTAGTTGTAAattgctcagagtggccatgctgacatTAAAATCACCAGTGTTAAAGTTGtgactgatcagtgtatatgGTCAAACAAAGATGACTGACACATCTGGGGTTTAATCTGAACCATCAGTTAAGGAACTGAGAATTACCAATACAAGCCCTTTTTCCTGTTTCTTATAAACACCTGTAGAAGTGAAAAACCACATTCAGATAACTATTGTTTATTGAATCTATATTTTAAACTGGTATTACAAAACATACATAGCACTGAGCGTTTCATCATTAAATGATAGATTTACATACAAAAACTTAAGGGAACCGTAATATTCTGCAGTCATCCTGCCATTAAACTTGTGCAATATACTGCTTAGAgaagcaaaacaagaaaaagaagacgaTAATTTCAAAGGTAGcttattcaaaatgaaaattagaGGAAACTGGAAAAATGCATGCAAACTAGTCTTACAATAACAGACTGTCTCCTGAAATATGGACATTGAAACCTATTGTGTGagcattttgacaaaataattttcttttaaacagatCAAGCATTAAAATGTGGAGTTCTAGAGAGACCTGCTCGCATAAGGAAAAAAGATTACATCTGAAAGTCTATAGGCACTTCCAGCATCAAAATAATTCAGCCATTTGTTCACAGGTTCAGATGCTGCAACAacaattttgaataaaatgctTCAGATGACAATAATGCAGCATGAATTGATAAAAAGTGATACATTTTGTTACCAACAGCAAACACATCTGTAactaatgtaaaaacaagttGTAAACaatacatccacacacaaaagaaaattggCTGCTTAAGAACTTGTTTCCCTCTTGTAGATTTCCATTCAGTTTGAATGGAAATCTACAAGAGGGATGCTCTCTGATGATGCTACACGTGACTTTCCTCTTTAACTAtgttgtaaaacataaaaatagaaaataataataataataataataataataataataataataataataataataataattaatagaaAAATACTGTCATTTTTAAGTACCTGTTTGCCAGAGACAGAAAGATGTTGCTAAAGATTAGACTAATGCTCTAACCCTCACAGATTAGCAcgaatatttctgttttcacacaGTGATCTTGTTGGCAGACTTGAGGCTGAAATTcagcatttaaaattttgacgTGTACCTGCGAAACTGTGAAAAAACTGGTTACATAAATGTTATACTGCCACACTTAGGACACTTAATGCAATtacaaccaggtttcagtgagtggattttatgtaaataaggCCAATTCTTTTTTGGGAAACaacactaaacaaaaacattttatagcaaTACTTTGGAGCTGGTAATTTTAAACCGAAAGCAAAACAGACCCcattataaatataatgaaataatcACATATTCAAATTTGTAGGGGTCAATTTTGAAATCAATGCAAATATTGAATATTCTGCAAGGAAAGTACAAGGTTTTAAGTACAAATAATCATGCAAAACAGTTTTCAAACGTGGGTTTGGCAACATTAGGAAATTAAGTGGTATTTTATTGCTTATATTTTTAAGCAATGCACTAATGCGACAGTGCTGAGTAGCTCctagaaaataattttcattatgcACCATGGTGCATCTCTAGTTTTTGAAAACTGTGAAACCTGAGACAAATAAAAGGCCCTGCCCAAAATGATCCAAACACTGTTTAAGTGATAGTAAGTTTTGGATCCCAGTTTTGATGGCAAAGCACCTCTGTAGGCTGGAATGATATGTACAAATTTAGAATTGCCTAATGATGAGAAGGCTCGAAGACGTTCAGCAAAATCTGAATTTCAGCATAGGTGATTCAAGTGCACTAAGAGAGACAgggttaaaacacaaaatatgtgTAGCTGAGTGGCAAagtagaaaatatataaatgtttaaaatacttatGTAAACAATTATAAGACATTTATGGAAGGAACTGGTGCAGagtaattacaaaaaatgaaacattccTTCAATAGGCAAAAATTGCCAACTATTAGAAGAtcacagccattttttttttttacattacaaatcACACTGTAACTGTTGAGCTTGGCACTGAAGAAGAATAGCCATAAGATCTGGGACACAGCATACGGGGAATAAggcaattacaaaaacaaaagcagtaatACTGATAAAAACCCCATTTGGTCCTATTTCGTCCGGATGAAACCTTCTTATGAGGTTGATTGTTCCGGTTCtgatgtaggaaaaaaaaaaagcctttacaAGTGCAGCACATCACATCTTGGTGTGCAGAGAGGAGCTCTTTCCTCTTCATGCTCAAGCCACATGACCAGGAAATGTGATTCATTTTAGGGTTAATTATCCTCCTCATCATCGCTGATGAAGCTCCGTCTATCCTGGCTCGTTTCTCTCTCCCTGAGGAAGGTCTGTCGGATCGCCTCCAGCTCTGTCAGCTCCAGACGGACTTTCTCCAGGTGGAAGGAGCGGCGGTTCTGGATTTGCCTCAATGGGAATGGGTTCATATCCACAAAAGCCATGTTCATCAGCTTTCTggtaaaaagaacaaagaaacagagacatTCATGTCAGTCTAGAATGGTTTTCAGTTGTTTTGGATGCACTGTGATGTGTGAATGTCCTGAAGTTGACATCCTtttgtaaaaatttaatttcGTAGTCATTTTTATACAGCTGTTAGAACCAATGATCCACAACTACTGTTCTGATACAAGAAGGATAATTACTGATTAACTTTAATGCTTGTTGCAGCCACACAGAAAAGAGATATCATCAGATTTTCCAAGGTTAATGATCTTGCTCCTTATTACTGCAGACCCATTGTCCTCAGAAAGGTCACACACATACCTTGAATCCAGGATTGTGCGTGTGAAGTACCGAAGATATTTGAAGATAGTTGTGGAATCCTGCAACTTCAAAAACTCCTCCTCCTTGTATTTGAAGAGAGCGAGTGCAAAGCGAAATATGATCTGTTGGGAAAAATAATGCAAGCCTTGAAATTAACCTTTTCCTGTGTGACTGCATACACAACATATCttccatttcttttcatttcaatgCATCATTCTTTTAGAAGAGTAATTTCAGTATTAATTTATTGTAGCGTAATGTCTGAACCCATAACCCACAACCCACAACTGTGGGTGGAGCTGTGAAAAAGCTATTAAAAACCCACTGCAAGGGAATGGCTCAGCATCaaaaggaagacagagaaaCGAATCAACTGGCTTGTGaaatgatacaaaaataaaacacagggcAAAAAAAATAGGGCAAATATTGAATTTCTATTCATTAGGTGGGCACAAACATGACCGAGTATCTTGTAGCTGAACATTTCCACATAATGTTATGTAAAGGAGTTATGGAGAAGCTGGTCAATTTGTTACAGTTTCTGTAATATACGCAATTTGGCTAATGCGTAAGCAAAGAACTGGCTATTTACACTTCCAGCAAATGGATATCTAATGATAATTTCCTAGTGATatcaaaaacattaatttgGAATAGTGCTTGTTTTCTACTTTTGCTGCAGATGGAAATTAGGTTTTTGAGAGCAGTATTTATAAGCCATAGGTCCCAGGcctggtagaaactggggagggttgtgtcaggaagggcacctgtgccaaatcaacatgcggacaaattatccactgtggcaaccctgaactcacaggataagccgaaaggaaaacaaaaagctgaaacactTTTCCAATGCTCCTTCACTTGTTTACACTAGCTGAAATGTAATCAACCACACCACCTTTAGAAGCCAAAAGTCTCCTTatctcatttttcatttactttacaCAACACTGGGAGCATGTCCGGACAGAGATCTGGCTGTGTAAGATTGGGAGAGGATGGGATGTTTCTTCTTGCTGTAACTCTTACCTTTGGACCTTCATACAGAAAGGCATCCCAGATCTTGAAGAGGATGTCGCTGACCACACTGTCCACAAACACCACCAGGAACCAGTTGAAGGTGATGAGGGAGAAGTCTACCTTGTACTGCTCAAAGTGGGCATGGAGCCTGGGAAGCTTCTCACTCATCAGATCCTTGAACACACGCTGGTCAACCTGCACAGACACAATTAAATTAACCATTAAGCATGTGCAGCATGACCAATCACGCGATTTTGTCATCACTCGAGGAAAGCTTTGAAGCAGTGAAGGTGGACAGcaatttttctctttgtgaCAATATAACCTTGAGCTTGTATACCTGTGAACCAAGCAGAGTCTTGGTGTAATAGTCTCTTGGCATGAAAACTTCCACAATGGCTATAAGGCTCCAGAAGGCATCCTCTTGGTCAAGATAAAGTAAGGCAATGGCTGCTAGCCTATAGAAATTggatgcaataaaaaaaatgtaagcataaaaaggaaaaatttatACGGAGAGAATCAAGATCACCTGCAGTACCTGTTTAGTCCCTGGCAGTAGCCGATATCTGGATTCCTCCATGAGAAGGCAATCAGGACATTCCTGAGCTTCTGGATGCCGCCTGCACTGGGAGAGGCGTAGTGCTTATTGTTGGGCAATGTGCGCAGTAGGTCCAGCTCGATCTGCTTCGAGGCCGGGTTGGGCTTCTCCCGGGCCACATTTAGCAAGGTCTCATAATAGTCTGGTTGCAAGTGGTCTCGAAACTTCTTGACATGGAAGGAGACACACCAGCGCCACACCTGGGACCGGTGCTCATGGGGAACGCCGCAGCGAATCAGGGCCTTGAGCTCAGGAGAGCGCACCAGGTCTCTGTTCATGGTGCTGGCCAGAAAGTTCTCCCACTTTACTCCAATGGACACCACCTGATCGGTCATTGACAGAGACTTCAGCTCTAAGGCTCTCACCTTTGCAACcagtttctcctcctcttcttcctcctcaggCACAGTCTTGAAGCCATATACGTCATACTCACTAACATTGGGTGAAGGCagggaaagagggaggaaatTATCGCCAGTCACTGATGTTCAATTAACTGTTCTGTTTATGTGTCTTCATTGCTTAATCATGAATTAGTATGAAATTCTAACAATACATTTTGAGAAGACCAAAAAGATGTGCCTGAACTTGCACAGACGTAATAATAGCTGAGGGAAACAGCGACAGAGAGCTACAAACAAATTAGCAGAGCAAGTTTTTCCAGTAAAGGAAAACTGGCTAACGGCTGCTGACTGCAAAAAAGTACAACAGGTGTTTTAAGGCTATTGAGAGCACAGTCTGTCtgctaaaatagatttttaccTGATTTGTTTGAATGCACCCAGCTACTGGTCTCtgataaaattatataaaagttCAAATGTTGACTGTACTTTTTACAACTAACtagctacatttatttaaatttgaaggaaatgttaaaacatttgctatttaaaaaagatcagttgtattaaaaaaaaagtcacatagttttcaaaatggaaaaacacaaaggcaTCTGGCTTTGAGTACAGGCCATACCTGACAGTGCTTGGTTTGAAGATGAGGTGCTCTGGCTGGTCAGGACCCTCTGCCTCTAGTGCATCCTCTAATAATCTAGAGATGACCTCATGTGTCGCGCTCTGCTCTGAAGACGAGCACACCGGATTCTTTACTTCTTGAAGCAGCACGAGGTACTTACTCTCCACCTGACACAACTTGGCCTCCAGGGCTGTACACTGCAGCCATCAAAAGAGTAGAGAGTAAAAACAAAGGCTTAGCTTGTCGTATATTACTTAATATATTACCAATACTAGACTTCCCCTAAGAGTTACTCAGACTTCCTGTTTCTATCAGCAGAGTAATACACCAAACAAAAGATAGTACATGTACCTTTGTTTCTAAATTTTTCTCTCTGTACTCTGCATTTCTACGCAATACTGTCAGCTCCAGTATTTCTTTGTTCAGGAACCTGTTCTGGGACTTGTAACCCTGAAGACTGtcctgaaagtgaaaaaaaagcacacgATATCTCCAGTTAACCAAACTGGGAATTTaaccaaagagaaaacaaacatgttaaagATTAATTCTAAAACATGTTAACACTCCTAAGTCTGTTTATGTGTTGCTTTCCGTACCCTGAGGACGTCCAACTCCTGCTGCTCCTTGTTGGGAGATGATGAACCTGCATCATTCTgattgctgctctgctctgggCTTTGCTGTGAAAGCTTTATGATGGCTTCATCTTTAGCCTGGATAGTCTCCATTAGCATTCCCAGCTGGTCATTAATCTCCCCGACCTTAATCTTCAGGCCCTTCAGTTCTTGTTGCAAGCTCTCTTTCTCCAAGGCCAGACGCTCCATGTGGCCACACAAGGACTTGATCTGTCCGTCTCTTTCCAGAAGCAGTGTCTCTAACTGGCTGATGTCTTTCTGGGTTACTACTGAAGTTTGGGTTTGGTC encodes:
- the tbc1d2b gene encoding TBC1 domain family member 2B — its product is MQEGEDGTEANSCTTSRIVAYKSVDVAEVEVAKEQASKLCGYLNKLTGKGPLRGYKPRWFVYDPRKCYLYYFKTPQDALPLGHIEIGDACFSYDVEGEEGQFEIRTAGKEFLLKAPSRQVMHYWLQQLQQKRWEYSNTRGSGYRDSGSSPTLAFSPTGLVSKDKDAFVLEKLSENMEQIRNDFAMETETAGGGVMGIQSARAPSAASTNPLNSLKNIGTELRNSMSYLRQGRGGENRRSVFYTRNHSTDEWELVDAPTKDFPEVKQHSDANRHSFGSAFTFDFARSSSRAKKPLLRDLKGTGRFGRSSETRSAETRSAEFSPVECNGGKSLDMQIRTQSQQEELSCMQQEQGRLREELASQKELVRLLQQTLRTSQYERAAVHCPAPAPDSSAPSDQTQTSVVTQKDISQLETLLLERDGQIKSLCGHMERLALEKESLQQELKGLKIKVGEINDQLGMLMETIQAKDEAIIKLSQQSPEQSSNQNDAGSSSPNKEQQELDVLRDSLQGYKSQNRFLNKEILELTVLRRNAEYREKNLETKCTALEAKLCQVESKYLVLLQEVKNPVCSSSEQSATHEVISRLLEDALEAEGPDQPEHLIFKPSTVSEYDVYGFKTVPEEEEEEEKLVAKVRALELKSLSMTDQVVSIGVKWENFLASTMNRDLVRSPELKALIRCGVPHEHRSQVWRWCVSFHVKKFRDHLQPDYYETLLNVAREKPNPASKQIELDLLRTLPNNKHYASPSAGGIQKLRNVLIAFSWRNPDIGYCQGLNRLAAIALLYLDQEDAFWSLIAIVEVFMPRDYYTKTLLGSQVDQRVFKDLMSEKLPRLHAHFEQYKVDFSLITFNWFLVVFVDSVVSDILFKIWDAFLYEGPKIIFRFALALFKYKEEEFLKLQDSTTIFKYLRYFTRTILDSRKLMNMAFVDMNPFPLRQIQNRRSFHLEKVRLELTELEAIRQTFLRERETSQDRRSFISDDEEDN